In the genome of bacterium, the window TAGATAAAGTCCGTTCAATTCTTGTTGCTCAACAGCGAGCCATAGGATCAAAAGGCAGGGTAGTAGCAGAAGGCAGAGACATGGGCACAGTTGTTTTTCCTGATGCAAAATACAAGTTTTACATGGTAGCATCTTTAAATGACAGAGCATTAAGAAGAAAAAAAGATCTGGAAAAACAGGGGATTGATATTTCACTTAAAGATTTAATCAAAGATATCGAGCGGCGAGACAATCGTGACAGTTCCCGCTCGAACAGCCCTCTGACAAAAGCTGACGATGCGGTTTTAATTGATACTTCAAATCTTGATATTGAACAGCAGGTTAATCTTGTTATTAAAAGGGTTAAAGGCTGAAGAAGTACGAAGGCGGTAAATGGAAATAGTTATTGAACAAAAATCAAAACCATGCCCGGGAGTGGAAAGGGCCATATCTCTTGTTGAGGAAGCCATAGGAAGAGGCGATAAACTTTTTTCTGTGGGTAAATTGATACATAACAGGAGAGAAGTTGACAGGCTGAGAAGCATGGGCATGGAAGTGATTGACCGGAGCACACTTGATAAGAGGTCTGAGGCAGACAAGATGGCAGAAATGGGTTTTCTTATCAGAGCACATGGAGAGATCCCTGATGCAATAAGCAAGGCCCGGAAACTGGGAATGGTTGTAGTTGATGCGACATGCCCCATTGTTCAACATTCACAGGAAGTTGTTGAGCAGAATGTACGTGAAGGATGGGCTGTTATAATTGCCGGTAAGCATGAGCACCCTGAAGTTGAGGGGCTGCTTGCCCGGGCAAAAGGGAACGGTATTGTTGTATCAAGTGTTAAAGAAGCGGAATCAGTGAAAACGAGTGACAGATCCATATTACTTGCGCAGTCAACAATTGACGGAGAGCTTTTTGACAAAATCAGAGTAGAGTTAAATAAACGTGTAAAGATACTTAAAATTTTTGATACTACGTGCAGATTTATAGGAAACAGAAGAGAAGAGGTACGTAAATTTGTAAAAGATTTTGATACTGTCCTTGTTGTAGGTGGCAGTGATTCTTCAAATCTCGGGCTGCTTTTTACTACGGCAAATTCTATTGTTAAAGATTGTTACAGAATAGAAGGAATTAATGATATCGACCCCGAGTGGTTTAAAAAAACTCAGCGTCTTGGTATTGTTGGGGGAGCATCTACGCCGCGTTGGCAGATGGAAGAGATAAAGGCATATATTGAAGAACAGCAAAAGGAAAATAACCCGAAAGGGTTAAATAATAGAAAAGGAGGAACATTTAAATGGTGGATTCGGAAAAACCGAAAATGATGGACGAACAGAGCCAGGAGGACGAAAGTGTTATGAAAGGAGGTGAAAACCAAACGCCTGCTCCTGAGGAACCAAGTGTTGAAAAGGCAGAGGCATCCAAGCCTGAACAGACATTTGATCAGGAAGACAACCCGTTCCAGGATGACCAGGAATATTCAGATGAAGAGTACAAAAAATTCGTAGAGCTTTATGACCGTACTCTTGCTGATATTCGTCAGGGTGAGATTGTAACGGGAAGAATTCTTGCAAAGACTGATAGTGAAGTTTTAGTAGATATCGGGTTTAAGTCGGAAGGTTCTATCCCTATTGAGGAGTTCAATGATCCCGAAGAGATTAAAACGGGCGAAGAGATTGAGGTTTTTTTAGAGAATATTGAAGATACTGACGGCCAATTAATTCTCTCAAAGAAAAAAGCCCAGTTTATGCGTTTGTGGGATCAGGTTGTGGATACGTTTCATCAGGGAGGAACTATTGAAGGTAAATGCGTACGCCGTATTAAAGGAGGTATTGTTGTTGACCTTCAGGGTGTTGACGCATTTCTGCCCGGTTCTCAGATAGATGTAAAACCAATCAGGGATTTTGATTCCCTTATTGGTAAAAATTTTACCTTTAAAATTGTAAAAGTTAACAGACCACGAAGAAATATTGTTGTATCAAGAAGGGCTCTTCTTGAAGAGAGTTTAAAAGAACAACGCAAGGATGTCCTTGACGGGCTTGAGAAGGATATGGTATTGGACGGTGTTGTCAAGAATATTACGGATTTTGGAGTATTTGTTGATCTTGGCGGTGTTGACGGCCTTCTGCATATAAATGATCTTTCGTGGGGAAGAATTCGTCATCCTTCAGAGATTGTAAAGCTTGATGAGACAATCAAAGTTGTTATTCTGGATTTTAACGATGCAAAAGACAGGATTTCTCTTGGAATGAAGCAGCTTACGCCGCATCCGTGGAAGGGTGTTGAGGAGAAATATCCTGAAGGTTCTGTTGTCAGCGGGAAAGTGGTTTCTATTACTGATTACGGTGCATTTGTTGAACTTGAGAAGGGTGTTGAGGGTTTGATTCACGTTTCTGAAATGTCATGGACACGGCATGGTATGCATCCTTCAAAGATTGTCAGCGTAGGTGAGACTGTTGAAGTTAAGGTGCTGAATGTGGATAGGGAGAAAAAGCGTATTTCTCTCGGATTGAAACAGCTTACTGCTGACCCGTGGCAGGAAATTGAAGAGAGATTTCCTGTGGGAACAAAAATTGCCGGTACTGTCAGGAATATGACCAACTTTGGTGCATTTGTTGAAATCGAGGAAGGTATTGACGGGTTAATTCACATCTCTGACTTGTCCTGGACAAAAAAGATCAAACATCCGAGTGAAGTTCTTAAAAAGAGTGATGAGATTGAAGTGATGGTTCTTGATATCAATAAAAAAGAACGCCGTATTTCTCTCGGTTACAAACAGTTGACTGATGATCCGTGGCCGGCATTTGAAGAAGCCTATAAAGTAGGCAACGAGACTTCAGCCACTGTACTCAGGTTTGTGGATAAAGGTATTATTGTTGAGCTCCCCCTTGGTTTGGAAGGTTTTGTGCCTATTTCACAGATGATAGAATCTTCTATTGAGAAAATTTCAAAGAGCATTAAGGAAGGCGATGAATTAAATCTTGTTGTAATTGAATTTGACAGGAAAAATAAAAGAGTTGTCCTTTCACAGAAGAAAATAGAAGAAAAGAAGAAAAAGGACAAGGAAAGCAGTGAGAAGAAAAATGTTGATGCTTTTCTTAAGGCCAGGGAAGAGCCGGCAACTCTCGGCGAAATTGCTGGAGAAAAACTGAAAAAAGCTTCTGAAGAGGT includes:
- a CDS encoding 30S ribosomal protein S1, which encodes MVDSEKPKMMDEQSQEDESVMKGGENQTPAPEEPSVEKAEASKPEQTFDQEDNPFQDDQEYSDEEYKKFVELYDRTLADIRQGEIVTGRILAKTDSEVLVDIGFKSEGSIPIEEFNDPEEIKTGEEIEVFLENIEDTDGQLILSKKKAQFMRLWDQVVDTFHQGGTIEGKCVRRIKGGIVVDLQGVDAFLPGSQIDVKPIRDFDSLIGKNFTFKIVKVNRPRRNIVVSRRALLEESLKEQRKDVLDGLEKDMVLDGVVKNITDFGVFVDLGGVDGLLHINDLSWGRIRHPSEIVKLDETIKVVILDFNDAKDRISLGMKQLTPHPWKGVEEKYPEGSVVSGKVVSITDYGAFVELEKGVEGLIHVSEMSWTRHGMHPSKIVSVGETVEVKVLNVDREKKRISLGLKQLTADPWQEIEERFPVGTKIAGTVRNMTNFGAFVEIEEGIDGLIHISDLSWTKKIKHPSEVLKKSDEIEVMVLDINKKERRISLGYKQLTDDPWPAFEEAYKVGNETSATVLRFVDKGIIVELPLGLEGFVPISQMIESSIEKISKSIKEGDELNLVVIEFDRKNKRVVLSQKKIEEKKKKDKESSEKKNVDAFLKAREEPATLGEIAGEKLKKASEEVEKKEEKAGKQSEPETSVEVKEEKANEEESSEEEKDQKEESS
- a CDS encoding (d)CMP kinase — translated: MNIRSDIITIDGPAASGKSTTARIVAQRLGWLYLDTGAMYRAMTVKVIDSNISFDNTEAIGRAAEDTKIDLIPYGNGTRVFIDKTEVTERIRTPEIDKAVGPVCEVDKVRSILVAQQRAIGSKGRVVAEGRDMGTVVFPDAKYKFYMVASLNDRALRRKKDLEKQGIDISLKDLIKDIERRDNRDSSRSNSPLTKADDAVLIDTSNLDIEQQVNLVIKRVKG
- the ispH gene encoding 4-hydroxy-3-methylbut-2-enyl diphosphate reductase, producing MEIVIEQKSKPCPGVERAISLVEEAIGRGDKLFSVGKLIHNRREVDRLRSMGMEVIDRSTLDKRSEADKMAEMGFLIRAHGEIPDAISKARKLGMVVVDATCPIVQHSQEVVEQNVREGWAVIIAGKHEHPEVEGLLARAKGNGIVVSSVKEAESVKTSDRSILLAQSTIDGELFDKIRVELNKRVKILKIFDTTCRFIGNRREEVRKFVKDFDTVLVVGGSDSSNLGLLFTTANSIVKDCYRIEGINDIDPEWFKKTQRLGIVGGASTPRWQMEEIKAYIEEQQKENNPKGLNNRKGGTFKWWIRKNRK